One window of Microcoleus vaginatus PCC 9802 genomic DNA carries:
- a CDS encoding glycosyltransferase: protein MKVSLVVSDLSGAGAIRAFFLAQVLIELKCDIEVVGFQFGKELYAIPPRDIPVCAIPGKNYPGFLMDAQKLWKKIDGDIIYAVKPKPTSFGLSLLKKLATRHSIILDIDDWELSWYGGDEWKYRPSFKQLYRDIFKHNGQLREPDNPLYVKWMESLIHGADAVTVHTEFLKQRFGGVYLPNGKDTAMFDPAKYNPELSRQRYGLSGYRVLMFPGAPRPHKGVEDVLMALEQLNEPDLKLAIVGGSPYDDYDDKLVKQWGRWIIKLPRFPVETMPSVVAAAHVVVVPQRETITAVAQFPLKLTDGMAMAKPVLSTRVGDIPAILGGTGYLVDPSSPAQISQKIQWIFQNLTAANLQGMKARQRCVKKYSIQAMKPILSDIIAGM from the coding sequence GTGAAAGTTTCATTAGTAGTGAGCGATTTGTCAGGAGCAGGTGCAATTCGTGCTTTTTTCTTAGCTCAAGTCCTGATAGAGCTTAAATGTGATATAGAAGTTGTGGGATTTCAGTTTGGCAAGGAATTGTATGCTATTCCTCCCAGAGATATCCCGGTATGTGCAATACCGGGTAAAAATTATCCAGGGTTTTTGATGGATGCTCAAAAACTTTGGAAAAAAATAGATGGGGATATTATTTATGCAGTCAAACCTAAACCTACAAGCTTTGGGTTATCACTGCTAAAAAAACTGGCGACTCGCCACTCTATAATTCTAGATATAGACGACTGGGAACTGAGCTGGTACGGTGGAGATGAATGGAAATACCGTCCTTCTTTTAAACAACTTTATCGAGATATTTTTAAACACAATGGTCAATTGAGAGAACCAGATAATCCCCTCTATGTAAAGTGGATGGAAAGTCTCATCCACGGTGCTGATGCAGTCACGGTTCATACTGAGTTTTTAAAACAGCGTTTTGGTGGTGTATATTTGCCTAATGGTAAGGATACTGCCATGTTCGACCCTGCTAAATACAATCCTGAATTGAGCAGACAGCGTTACGGCTTGTCCGGGTATAGAGTTCTGATGTTTCCGGGGGCACCGCGACCTCATAAAGGCGTGGAGGATGTTTTGATGGCCCTGGAACAGTTAAATGAGCCCGATTTAAAATTAGCGATCGTCGGCGGGAGTCCTTATGATGATTATGATGATAAACTTGTGAAACAATGGGGGCGTTGGATTATTAAACTGCCAAGGTTTCCAGTGGAGACGATGCCGTCGGTTGTAGCGGCGGCTCATGTTGTCGTTGTTCCTCAGCGAGAAACTATCACAGCCGTGGCTCAGTTTCCGCTCAAGCTGACAGATGGCATGGCAATGGCTAAGCCTGTTTTGTCTACGCGGGTGGGGGATATTCCAGCAATTTTAGGGGGAACGGGTTATTTAGTAGATCCGAGTTCTCCCGCTCAAATTTCACAAAAAATTCAATGGATATTTCAAAATTTGACAGCGGCTAATTTACAAGGAATGAAAGCTCGGCAAAGATGTGTAAAAAAATATAGTATTCAAGCAATGAAACCGATACTTTCAGATATAATCGCAGGTATGTAA
- a CDS encoding ABC transporter ATP-binding protein: MSANKLLLKFARRYPGRILLTVMLGFSGALFNGISTTLIVPVLLSFLEEAIELRGAPPLIKTLMYPFEGMPGNQRLMLMTGAVVLAIFLKNVASYINTLVATSLTRSLTFDLREAGLRLLLGVDLDFYSKTKVGDLINRLGGEIGRTASAVGTAIGMFTTSITVLVFVGLLLSISWKLTLTATVLLALVAWTNQFIINRSKHFGHLLSEMSKDYSVRVLETITGIRLVKSTGNEEREYQRIKHLIQRREQADFQAQVNYAAIAPINEVVNLIVIILIVFIGRTIFANEIESLATILLTYLLVLFRLIPLISQLNSGRSQFANTSASVEVVNDFLSCDDKPFMLNGSVPYTQLRSGIHFNKISFSYPNHKNLVLQGIDLFLPHGTTLALVGTSGSGKSTLADLLPRFYDPTEGHISIDGRDLRDFELTSLRQAMGIVSQDTFLFNASVRENIAYARPQATEEEIVEAAKGANAYEFIQLLPEGLDTQIGDRGVILSGGQRQRISIARALLQNPEILILDEATSSLDTVSERYVQGAIEKLSCDRTTLVIAHRLSTVQKANKIAVIDRGQVVEMGSHEELLAKGGYYTRLYSVQFAEETARDEALIRGSYEIRTRLTPMIAYLKLLVDEMVDSPEERDELIRESFHSAANIFTTLEFIEKTIKRQAVKK, encoded by the coding sequence ATGTCTGCCAATAAGCTACTCCTAAAATTTGCCAGACGATATCCCGGCAGGATTCTCTTAACTGTGATGCTGGGCTTTTCAGGCGCTTTATTCAACGGTATCAGCACGACTCTGATTGTACCCGTGCTTTTAAGTTTTTTAGAGGAAGCAATCGAGCTGCGTGGCGCTCCACCTCTAATTAAAACTTTGATGTATCCCTTTGAGGGAATGCCCGGAAATCAGCGTTTAATGTTGATGACCGGGGCGGTTGTGCTGGCAATTTTTTTAAAAAATGTTGCGAGTTATATCAATACTTTAGTAGCTACTTCTCTGACGCGCTCTCTGACTTTTGATTTGCGAGAAGCAGGTTTGCGGTTGTTGTTAGGAGTTGATTTAGATTTTTACTCTAAAACTAAAGTCGGGGATTTAATTAATAGATTGGGCGGAGAGATTGGTCGGACTGCTAGTGCAGTTGGTACGGCCATCGGAATGTTTACTACCTCAATCACGGTTTTGGTGTTTGTGGGTCTGCTACTTTCTATCTCCTGGAAACTGACGCTGACAGCTACAGTTTTGCTGGCGTTAGTTGCTTGGACAAATCAATTTATTATTAACCGTTCCAAGCATTTTGGTCACCTGCTTTCTGAAATGTCGAAAGATTATTCGGTTAGGGTGCTCGAAACGATTACTGGGATTCGGCTGGTTAAGTCAACGGGGAACGAGGAAAGGGAGTATCAGCGGATCAAGCATTTAATTCAAAGGCGAGAACAAGCGGATTTTCAGGCTCAGGTAAATTATGCGGCGATCGCCCCAATTAACGAAGTTGTTAATTTGATAGTTATAATTTTGATTGTATTTATAGGTCGCACAATATTTGCGAATGAGATAGAGTCTCTTGCTACAATTTTATTAACCTATTTATTGGTACTGTTTCGATTAATCCCTTTAATTTCACAGTTGAATAGCGGGCGCAGTCAATTTGCTAATACGTCGGCGAGTGTAGAGGTGGTTAATGATTTTTTGAGCTGCGATGACAAGCCATTTATGCTGAACGGTTCTGTGCCTTACACTCAGTTGCGATCGGGAATTCATTTTAATAAAATATCTTTTAGTTATCCTAACCACAAAAATTTAGTTTTACAAGGAATTGATTTATTTTTACCTCACGGCACTACTTTGGCTTTGGTAGGAACTTCGGGTTCTGGCAAGTCAACTTTGGCAGATTTACTGCCGAGATTTTACGATCCTACTGAAGGTCATATCTCGATCGATGGCAGGGATTTGCGCGACTTTGAGCTGACAAGTCTCAGACAAGCGATGGGTATTGTTAGCCAAGATACGTTTTTATTTAATGCTTCAGTGCGCGAAAATATTGCTTACGCTAGGCCCCAAGCGACTGAGGAAGAAATTGTGGAAGCGGCGAAAGGAGCGAATGCTTACGAGTTTATCCAACTGTTGCCGGAGGGGTTGGATACTCAAATTGGCGATCGGGGCGTGATCTTATCGGGAGGGCAGCGTCAGAGAATTTCAATTGCTAGAGCCCTGCTGCAAAACCCGGAAATCTTAATTTTAGATGAGGCAACGAGTTCGCTGGATACGGTTTCGGAAAGGTACGTGCAAGGGGCGATCGAGAAATTGAGTTGCGATCGCACAACCTTAGTCATCGCCCACCGCCTCTCCACAGTCCAAAAAGCCAACAAAATCGCCGTGATCGATCGCGGGCAAGTAGTAGAAATGGGTTCCCACGAAGAATTGCTAGCAAAAGGAGGTTATTACACTCGCTTGTATTCCGTGCAATTTGCCGAAGAAACCGCTCGCGATGAAGCTCTAATTAGAGGTTCTTACGAAATTCGCACTCGCCTGACTCCCATGATAGCTTACCTCAAATTGCTAGTAGATGAAATGGTAGACTCTCCCGAAGAAAGAGACGAGTTAATCCGAGAATCATTTCACTCTGCGGCTAATATTTTCACTACTTTAGAATTTATAGAAAAGACTATTAAGCGTCAGGCTGTTAAAAAGTAG
- a CDS encoding glycosyl transferase family 8 — MHIFTAADRTYILGLAALLKSVDLNVSQSGKEQVKISVVSTRIYSHQKEQLQNCCKYQIEWQELQSNYDQLLSVSGSKLPYVKLEPRKYTKETERLIWLDSDTIVLGSLEPLWNLDFQTLPIAAAPNVWGNPNNYQDLSPYFNSGVLVYNMKLWEEEQLSEKLLHNARTHVWGDRDQGALNSVLVGRWKQLDQIWNNYKTDDMSSKVMHFISRPKPWESTAPNPLWLDMLSQTPFKDELEQIPNNFKGLSSFTIKYKTLDRWLSEPILKFRSYLKKQKL; from the coding sequence ATGCACATATTCACAGCCGCCGATCGCACCTATATTCTGGGGTTAGCAGCACTTCTCAAGTCTGTAGATCTGAATGTTAGCCAATCTGGGAAGGAGCAGGTCAAAATTAGCGTTGTATCTACCAGGATATATTCACACCAAAAGGAACAGTTACAGAATTGCTGCAAATACCAGATTGAATGGCAAGAATTGCAATCTAATTACGACCAACTTCTTTCTGTATCAGGTTCTAAACTTCCTTACGTTAAATTGGAACCGCGAAAATATACCAAAGAAACAGAAAGGCTGATTTGGCTCGACAGCGATACGATCGTTCTGGGGAGCTTAGAGCCGCTGTGGAACCTAGATTTTCAAACTCTGCCGATAGCAGCCGCACCCAACGTCTGGGGAAATCCCAACAATTATCAAGATCTAAGCCCTTATTTCAATAGTGGTGTTTTAGTTTACAACATGAAGCTTTGGGAGGAAGAGCAACTGTCGGAAAAGTTGCTCCACAACGCTAGAACCCACGTTTGGGGCGATCGCGATCAAGGTGCTTTAAATTCAGTTTTAGTGGGAAGGTGGAAGCAATTAGATCAAATATGGAATAACTACAAGACTGATGATATGTCAAGTAAAGTGATGCACTTTATATCAAGACCGAAACCGTGGGAAAGCACTGCCCCCAATCCATTATGGCTCGATATGTTGTCTCAGACACCGTTTAAGGACGAACTGGAACAAATTCCAAATAACTTTAAGGGGCTGTCGAGCTTTACGATCAAATACAAAACACTTGACAGGTGGTTGAGCGAACCGATACTCAAGTTTAGGAGTTATCTGAAAAAACAAAAACTTTAA
- a CDS encoding sugar transferase: MNGICTLANDTVYDQLIALLNSIEVILGSNTRVCIYPFDDQIEQIKAEIVNRPNVFIYEDSASILRWDMFMQAASPQSINRKYRIYGGHRRFCAFDNPFDNFVYMDADTLLMNSLDGVFQKLNDYDCVVYDFQFYHPEKVYNMESQKLFNVFEQQQIKSEIFCSGFYGSKRGLFDQEKIEWLLSKLKEGESEILYKTGDQPVLNYMFMRSGIPIYNFAYHLPDSERTGSSVTSKHFEERDNILYDKGNRLTYIHYIGIPPSITEAVCLGENIEFPYRDLFLHYRYLHEPEKRPVFTAPSRSYSESPNFFNRIFRKLKLNLRG; this comes from the coding sequence ATGAATGGAATTTGCACGCTTGCCAACGATACAGTTTACGACCAACTAATTGCTTTACTCAACAGTATTGAAGTTATCTTAGGCTCAAATACTCGTGTCTGTATTTATCCTTTCGACGACCAAATAGAGCAAATCAAAGCTGAAATTGTTAACCGTCCCAACGTCTTTATTTATGAAGATAGCGCCTCAATTCTGCGGTGGGATATGTTTATGCAAGCAGCAAGTCCTCAAAGTATAAACCGTAAGTACAGAATTTATGGTGGACATCGGCGTTTTTGTGCCTTTGACAACCCTTTTGATAATTTTGTCTATATGGATGCTGATACATTATTAATGAATTCACTAGACGGGGTTTTTCAAAAGTTGAATGATTATGATTGTGTCGTCTACGATTTTCAATTTTATCATCCAGAAAAAGTCTATAATATGGAATCACAAAAACTCTTTAATGTTTTTGAACAGCAGCAAATTAAATCAGAAATATTTTGTTCGGGATTTTACGGTTCAAAGCGAGGTTTGTTTGACCAGGAAAAAATAGAGTGGTTATTGTCTAAACTCAAAGAAGGAGAATCGGAAATTCTTTACAAAACCGGCGATCAACCTGTTTTAAACTATATGTTTATGCGGTCTGGTATTCCGATTTATAATTTTGCTTATCATTTGCCAGACAGCGAAAGAACTGGGTCTTCTGTGACTTCAAAACATTTTGAAGAACGAGATAATATTCTCTACGATAAGGGTAATAGACTCACCTATATTCATTATATTGGAATTCCTCCAAGTATTACTGAAGCAGTGTGCCTCGGCGAAAATATTGAGTTTCCCTACCGAGATTTATTTTTACACTATCGCTACTTGCACGAACCTGAAAAGCGGCCAGTTTTTACAGCACCTTCTAGGTCATATAGTGAAAGTCCTAATTTTTTCAACAGAATTTTCAGAAAACTAAAACTAAATCTCAGAGGATAA
- a CDS encoding glycosyltransferase codes for MIPKIIGAITTYPGMSQSDWLWQQTPQNFGKWGNIQMLANHPEPDFLLMYQFDFPQPPKKQSWLHQIRHYRHQNPENDIREKLRGVPKERIIYLIREPPLPEVIEITKANYEQAKLYCGYVSGPDDFAPKPDYMPAIWYHSNSFRELDEMPAPPKTKSCSWITSGVSRSANHRHRLDFIKLLQSQELDFDLYGRNLPTWARGNGTMNNKWHAVAPYYYNLAIENYAENDWYVSEKLWDALLAWCLPIYYGGSAADKLLPAGSFLRLPSLDEKGVEFIKEVVATADYWHEAREKIAEARQIILHELNLLNWLSNFVSQEIAP; via the coding sequence ATGATCCCAAAAATTATCGGCGCAATCACCACCTACCCAGGCATGAGTCAAAGCGACTGGCTGTGGCAACAAACCCCCCAAAACTTCGGCAAATGGGGCAACATTCAAATGCTCGCCAACCACCCAGAACCAGACTTTTTACTCATGTATCAATTCGACTTTCCCCAACCGCCCAAAAAGCAATCTTGGCTCCATCAAATACGTCACTACAGGCATCAAAATCCCGAAAATGACATTCGAGAAAAATTGCGCGGTGTCCCCAAGGAACGCATAATTTACCTGATCCGCGAGCCACCATTACCAGAAGTTATTGAAATTACGAAAGCTAACTACGAACAAGCCAAACTTTATTGCGGTTACGTTTCCGGACCCGACGATTTCGCACCAAAACCCGATTATATGCCCGCGATTTGGTATCACTCTAACTCGTTTCGAGAACTCGATGAGATGCCTGCGCCGCCGAAAACTAAATCCTGTTCTTGGATTACTTCAGGTGTTAGTCGCAGCGCCAATCACCGCCACCGATTAGACTTTATCAAATTGCTGCAATCACAAGAATTGGATTTTGACCTTTACGGGCGAAACTTGCCAACTTGGGCGCGCGGGAACGGCACTATGAACAATAAATGGCACGCCGTCGCACCATACTATTACAACTTAGCTATAGAAAATTATGCCGAAAACGATTGGTATGTCAGCGAGAAGCTTTGGGATGCTTTGTTAGCTTGGTGTTTGCCAATTTATTACGGCGGTTCGGCGGCGGATAAGTTGTTGCCTGCAGGGAGTTTTCTGCGGCTGCCGAGTTTGGATGAGAAAGGAGTAGAATTTATTAAAGAGGTTGTGGCTACTGCGGATTATTGGCATGAAGCCAGGGAGAAAATTGCCGAAGCCAGACAAATCATTCTCCACGAATTGAACTTGCTCAATTGGCTGTCTAATTTTGTATCTCAGGAAATAGCGCCATGA
- the galE gene encoding UDP-glucose 4-epimerase GalE, which yields MSADKPTILVTGGAGYIGSHAVLALKNAGYGVVILDNLAYGHRDIVEQALQVEFIAGDTSDRTLLDNLFATHKIDAVMHFSAYAYVGESVTDPAKYYRNNVIGTITLLEAMLAADVKKFVFSSTCATYGVPQKIPLTEDHPQNPINPYGATKLMVERILSDFDAAYDFKSVCFRYFNAAGADPNGLLGEDHNPETHLIPLVLFAALGKRDSIAIFGTDYDTPDGTCIRDYIHVNDLASAHILGLEYLLNGGKSDFFNLGNGGGFSVKEVIETARQVTGKEIKAVERERRPGDPPALVGSSKKAIETLGWSPEYPDIKNIISHAWQWHQKRHNS from the coding sequence ATGAGTGCAGACAAACCAACTATTTTGGTGACGGGCGGAGCTGGATATATTGGCTCTCACGCGGTATTAGCGCTGAAAAACGCCGGTTACGGTGTGGTGATTTTGGATAATTTAGCTTACGGTCACCGAGATATAGTAGAGCAGGCTTTGCAGGTGGAGTTTATAGCTGGCGATACGAGCGATCGCACTCTTCTCGACAACCTGTTTGCTACGCACAAAATTGATGCGGTAATGCACTTTTCTGCATACGCTTACGTGGGCGAATCTGTTACCGACCCAGCTAAATATTACCGCAACAATGTCATCGGTACTATTACCCTTTTGGAAGCAATGCTCGCTGCTGACGTGAAGAAATTTGTGTTTTCTTCTACTTGCGCGACTTACGGCGTACCGCAGAAAATCCCGCTCACAGAAGACCACCCACAAAACCCGATCAATCCCTACGGTGCTACTAAGTTAATGGTAGAACGGATTTTGTCGGACTTTGACGCTGCGTACGATTTCAAGTCTGTTTGTTTTCGCTATTTTAACGCGGCTGGGGCCGATCCGAACGGGTTGTTAGGAGAGGATCACAATCCAGAAACTCACCTGATCCCGCTGGTGTTGTTCGCTGCTTTGGGGAAACGAGATTCGATCGCGATTTTTGGCACGGATTACGATACTCCTGACGGTACTTGCATCCGGGATTACATTCACGTTAACGATTTGGCATCCGCTCACATTTTGGGATTAGAATATTTGCTAAATGGTGGCAAATCTGATTTCTTTAATTTGGGCAACGGCGGCGGGTTTTCGGTGAAAGAGGTGATAGAAACGGCTCGTCAAGTGACGGGAAAAGAGATTAAGGCTGTTGAGCGTGAACGGCGTCCGGGCGACCCTCCTGCTTTAGTTGGTAGCAGCAAAAAGGCGATCGAAACCTTGGGTTGGTCTCCAGAATATCCCGACATTAAGAACATTATCTCCCATGCTTGGCAGTGGCACCAAAAACGCCACAACTCTTAG
- the gloB gene encoding hydroxyacylglutathione hydrolase, with the protein MQVYRLPVLSDNYIFLLHDPDSHTAAVVDPARSQPVLEQLQALGADLTAIFNTHHHSDHVGGNQELIDRFPQIKVYGGAEDRGRIPGQQVFLQAGDRVSFANRTAEVFFVPGHTKAHIAYYFPPRSPGETGELFCGDTLFAGGCGRLFEGTPTQMVASLGQLRNLPDNTRVWCAHEYTLKNLQFAISVDGDNPDLQQRFAEVKEARSRSQPTIPSSIGIEKSTNPFLRWDFPNLQSAANTRDPVQTFARLRGMKDQF; encoded by the coding sequence ATGCAGGTTTATCGGCTTCCGGTACTGTCCGACAATTACATTTTCTTGCTGCACGACCCCGATAGCCACACCGCAGCCGTCGTCGATCCAGCGCGATCGCAGCCAGTATTAGAGCAACTGCAAGCACTCGGAGCCGACTTAACCGCAATTTTCAATACCCACCACCACAGCGACCACGTAGGCGGCAATCAGGAACTGATCGATCGCTTTCCCCAAATTAAAGTTTATGGCGGCGCAGAAGACCGAGGCAGAATTCCCGGACAGCAAGTCTTTTTACAAGCGGGCGATCGAGTTTCTTTCGCCAACAGAACCGCCGAAGTCTTCTTCGTACCCGGCCACACAAAAGCTCACATCGCCTACTATTTCCCCCCCCGCAGCCCAGGCGAAACAGGCGAATTGTTCTGTGGCGACACTTTATTTGCTGGAGGCTGCGGCAGACTATTTGAAGGCACTCCAACTCAAATGGTAGCCTCCCTCGGGCAACTGCGAAACTTGCCCGACAATACCAGAGTTTGGTGCGCCCACGAATACACGCTGAAAAACCTGCAATTTGCCATCAGCGTAGATGGCGACAATCCCGATTTACAGCAGCGCTTCGCCGAAGTCAAGGAAGCCCGGAGTCGATCGCAACCTACAATACCATCATCGATCGGCATCGAAAAAAGCACAAACCCATTTTTGCGCTGGGATTTTCCCAACCTCCAATCAGCCGCCAACACCCGCGATCCAGTGCAAACCTTCGCTCGATTGCGTGGCATGAAAGACCAATTTTGA
- a CDS encoding glycosyltransferase has translation MSKYYVFFTRNILPQPNIASLVQVAHSANAAANLGYPAVLVYLRKGWSALNPVDLLFPFQPTKPDDKLAKIYNIQDKLKVADLPMPWPIDLWDSKWTSASTIVSKYYLPIHLLKSTKIVHTRDWNFVKAAVKNGIPAIYEQHHHEDKNFEPEIVRNPLFQISVTVADTVRDSMILNGMPPEKVITLHNGFNHLFLARQTEAAQNWRQQLLEDDRRHLAVYAGGLYPFKGVDMLVDVAKELPLVQFAIAGGDSSQVTAYQQLAKSKQVNNIKFLGYLPQNQLASLLQAADVLTHPHCLTEAATFTSPLKFFDYMASGTPIVATEIASLMEFKSGNIAATWCEPDNPHHFAQSIRDCLTKYPRKIEGYAETRDFVKQFSWENRIERIMGYVDEGVRSQIIH, from the coding sequence ATGTCTAAATATTATGTATTTTTTACCAGAAATATCTTACCGCAACCCAATATCGCGAGCTTAGTTCAAGTTGCACACTCTGCTAATGCCGCAGCAAACCTTGGTTATCCAGCAGTTTTGGTATACCTCCGCAAAGGCTGGAGTGCTTTGAATCCGGTTGATTTGCTTTTTCCATTTCAACCGACGAAACCAGATGACAAACTTGCAAAAATTTACAATATTCAAGATAAATTAAAAGTAGCAGATTTGCCCATGCCGTGGCCGATCGACCTTTGGGACAGCAAGTGGACGAGTGCGAGTACGATCGTCTCAAAATACTATTTACCAATTCACCTGCTTAAATCCACTAAAATTGTCCACACCCGCGACTGGAACTTTGTCAAAGCAGCAGTTAAAAACGGAATTCCCGCTATCTACGAACAGCACCACCATGAAGACAAAAATTTTGAGCCAGAAATTGTCCGCAATCCTCTGTTTCAGATTTCCGTAACTGTTGCCGATACAGTGCGAGACAGCATGATTTTGAATGGGATGCCACCGGAAAAAGTAATTACGCTGCACAACGGTTTTAACCATTTGTTTCTCGCGAGACAAACAGAAGCTGCCCAGAATTGGCGACAGCAATTATTAGAAGATGACAGACGGCATTTAGCAGTTTATGCAGGGGGACTTTACCCGTTTAAAGGTGTTGATATGTTGGTGGATGTGGCTAAGGAATTGCCGCTGGTTCAATTTGCGATCGCCGGCGGTGATTCATCCCAAGTAACAGCCTACCAACAGTTAGCCAAATCCAAGCAAGTTAACAACATTAAATTTCTCGGCTACCTGCCTCAAAATCAACTGGCTAGCTTGCTGCAAGCAGCCGATGTTTTGACTCACCCGCACTGTTTGACAGAGGCCGCGACGTTCACATCTCCTTTAAAATTCTTTGATTACATGGCATCGGGAACTCCGATTGTTGCGACGGAGATTGCCTCTTTAATGGAATTTAAATCGGGAAATATAGCAGCAACTTGGTGCGAACCGGATAACCCGCACCATTTCGCGCAAAGCATTCGAGATTGTTTAACAAAATATCCGAGGAAAATCGAAGGCTATGCAGAAACAAGGGATTTTGTCAAGCAATTTTCGTGGGAAAATAGGATAGAGAGAATTATGGGTTATGTAGATGAAGGCGTGCGATCGCAAATCATTCATTAA
- a CDS encoding formylglycine-generating enzyme family protein has product MTENQNQPREYDAVLGGQNPPPLGAAVLGGIPGVKSRLASPIVEVKIAALSEALKYGDVGLDLIIGVVQDESRAVKLAAFSLLKDRDEPNIKQQLHKYLPIFEFDVITVDAEGQENSRHTSSAHFFTEDLGNGVVLEMVYIPGGTFMMGSPETEEGRKDRESPQHQVKVPPFFAGKYPITEAQWRAVMEKNPSVVQGEKRPVIGVSWQDAVKFCDKLSEKTGKKYRLLSEAEWEYACRAGTTGPFHFGETITIELVKHDKYPVYANAPPTDSYNRSRETTDVGSFTPNAFGLYDMHGNVWEWCSDTWHENYKGAPTDGSSWETGTNDKRMQRGGSWEYSAVYCRSATRLRYSASFRAIDVGFRVACVLA; this is encoded by the coding sequence ATGACAGAAAACCAAAATCAACCCAGAGAATACGATGCCGTACTCGGCGGTCAAAATCCACCCCCCCTCGGTGCTGCTGTCTTAGGCGGGATTCCCGGCGTTAAGAGTCGTTTAGCTTCACCGATTGTCGAGGTGAAAATTGCTGCACTGTCGGAAGCGCTGAAATATGGAGATGTAGGTTTAGATTTAATAATTGGGGTAGTGCAAGATGAATCAAGGGCGGTGAAGTTGGCAGCCTTTTCGCTGTTGAAGGATAGAGATGAACCCAATATAAAACAGCAGTTACACAAATATTTGCCTATTTTTGAATTTGATGTGATAACGGTTGATGCTGAAGGACAAGAAAACAGTCGCCATACTTCCTCTGCTCACTTCTTCACAGAAGACTTAGGGAACGGAGTTGTGCTGGAAATGGTTTATATTCCCGGCGGCACATTTATGATGGGTTCGCCAGAAACAGAAGAAGGTAGAAAAGATAGGGAAAGTCCGCAGCATCAAGTAAAAGTACCCCCTTTTTTTGCAGGTAAGTATCCCATCACCGAAGCACAGTGGCGAGCAGTGATGGAAAAAAATCCATCGGTTGTCCAAGGTGAAAAACGTCCTGTAATAGGTGTGTCGTGGCAAGATGCCGTCAAATTCTGCGACAAACTCTCAGAAAAAACCGGGAAAAAATATCGCCTCCTGAGTGAAGCAGAATGGGAATACGCCTGTCGTGCGGGTACAACAGGGCCATTTCATTTTGGGGAAACCATTACCATAGAATTAGTCAAGCATGACAAATACCCTGTCTACGCAAACGCTCCCCCCACAGACTCTTACAATCGCAGCCGAGAAACAACGGATGTCGGGAGTTTTACCCCCAATGCGTTTGGACTGTACGATATGCACGGCAATGTTTGGGAGTGGTGCAGCGATACCTGGCACGAAAACTATAAGGGCGCACCAACTGACGGAAGTTCTTGGGAAACTGGCACAAATGATAAACGTATGCAGCGTGGCGGTTCCTGGGAATATTCTGCGGTATATTGCCGCAGTGCCACTCGTCTTAGATATTCGGCTAGCTTCCGGGCTATAGACGTTGGTTTTCGCGTGGCTTGTGTTTTAGCGTAG